The following are from one region of the Populus trichocarpa isolate Nisqually-1 chromosome 8, P.trichocarpa_v4.1, whole genome shotgun sequence genome:
- the LOC7485913 gene encoding uncharacterized protein LOC7485913 isoform X4 has product MGEQEKSQANSNSMQRVKVYRLNDDGKWDDQGTGHATVDYLERSEDLGLYVIDEEDNETLLLHRITPDDIYRKQEDTIISWRDPEFSTELALSFQETTGCSYIWDHICNVQRNLQFSTLNSETFHSMNSELRELPAVELSTLPLILKTVSESGTADQMRLTELILNDQDFFQKLMDVFRICEDLENIDGLHMIFKIVRGIILFNSPQIFEKIFGDELIMDVIGSLEYDPEISHVQHHRGFLKEHVVFKEAIPIKDPHVLSKIHQTYRVGYLKDVVLARVLDEATVANLNSIVHANNAVVVSLLKDDNTFIQELFARLRSPTTSAESKKNLVYFLHEFCSLSKSMQMVQQLRLFRELMNEGIFDIIADILQSQDKKLVLTGTDILILFLNQDPNLLRSYVVRQEGIPLLGLSVKGMITDFGEDMHCQFLEILRSLLDSYTLSGAQRDNIIEIFYEKHLSQLIDVITASCPDEVLPRSSGKSSGLVERVDTHNGVKPEILSNICELLCFCVLHHPFRIKCNFLLDNVIEKVLTLTRRKEKYLVAAAVRFVRTILSRHDEHLINHFVKNNLLKPIVDAFLSNGDRYNLLNSAILELFEYIRKENLKLLLKYIVDSFWNDLVKFEHLTSIQALKVKYEQCLEQCGAKSTGSTLDPRKRNDERALEKEEEDYFNEDSDEEDTASASHTQKAQAQSVSPNGVAAGYPSSSPRSGGLVDYDDDEDDEDYRPPPKKQLETPEEDEGTSESLRMKRKLPSKDKESDLVKKQRLAKHSKPKESVFAALCSTLSHAVLPSKKAATAMHITPLDGNKGPVEESHRENDPVISRSCSDNNSNSSEENHREKDPAGPKSCSDCLHSTSENGQIIGDDGPLIPPPKSSPEMAVNGS; this is encoded by the exons AGATCAGAAGATCTAGGCTTGTATGTTATTGATGAAGAAGACAACGAGACATTGCTTTTGCATCGTATAACCCCAGATGACATTTACAGAAAACAAGAAG ATACAATAATTTCATGGAGAGATCCAGAATTTTCTACAGAATTAGCACTAAGCTTCCAAGAAACTACAGGGTGTTCGTACATttg GGATCATATCTGTAATGTGCAAAGAAATCTACAGTTCAGTACTCTAAACA GTGAGACATTTCACAGCATGAACAGTGAGTTGAGAGAATTGCCTGCTGTTGAACTTTCCACACTTCCTTTGATCCTTAAG ACTGTGTCTGAGAGTGGTACTGCAGATCAGATGAGACTGACAGAGCTTATACTGAATGAT CAAGATTTTTTCCAGAAGCTGATGGATGTTTTCAGAATCTGTGAAGACCTAGAAAACATTGATGGTCTTCACATGATATTCAAAATAGTCAGAGGGATCA TTTTGTTCAACAGTCCTCAAATCTTTGAGAAAATATTTGGGGATGAATTGATCATGGATGTTATTGGTTCACTTGAGT ATGATCCTGAGATTTCTCATGTCCAACATCATCGTGGTTTTCTGAAAGAGCACGTTGTTTTCAAGGAG GCCATACCAATCAAAGATCCCCATGTCCTGTCAAAGATACATCAGACGTACAGAGTTGGTTATTTGAAG GATGTTGTTTTGGCTAGAGTATTGGATGAGGCCACAGTTGCAAACCTGAATTCCATAGTTCATGCAAATAATGCTGTT GTTGTTTCTTTGTTAAAGGATGACAATACCTTTATTCAGGAATTGTTTGCTAGGTTGAGATCGCCCACCACATCTGcagaatcaaagaaaaatttg GTATATTTCTTGCACGAGTTTTGTAGTTTGAGCAAGAGCATGCAGATGGTCCAGCAGCTCCGACTGTTTAG GGAGCTCATGAATGAAGGTATCTTTGACATCATTGCTGATATATTGCAGAGTCAAGACAAGAAACTTGTCCTAACTGG AACAGatatcctcattcttttcttGAATCAGGATCCAAACCTTCTGCGTTCTTATGTTGTTCGGCAGGAAGGAATCCCGCTACTAGGACTGTCG GTTAAAGGAATGATAACAGACTTTGGGGAGGACATGCACTGCCAGTTTCTTGAAATTCTTCGCAGTTTACTGGATTCCTATACACTGTCAGGAGCACAG AGagataatataattgaaatctTCTATGAGAAGCACCTGAGCCAATTAATTGATGTTATAACAGCATCTTGTCCTGATGAGGTTCTTCCTCGATCAAGTGGTAAATCTTCAGGGCTTGTTGAGAGAGTTGACACTCATAATGGTGTGAAGCCAGAAATACTATCAAACATATGTGAATTGCTATGCTTCTGTGTTCTGCACCATCCATTTAGAATAAA GTGTAACTTTCTCCTTGATAATGTTATTGAAAAAGTCTTGACACTGacaagaaggaaagaaaagtaccttgttgctgctgctgttcgTTTTGTTCGCACTATCCTTTCCCGCCAT GATGAGCATTTGATAAATCATTTTGTCAAGAACAACCTCCTCAAACCAATTGTAGATGCCTTTTTGAGCAATGGTGACCGTTATAATTTGCTGAACTCTGCCATTTTAGAGCTTTTTGAGTATATCCGCAAG GAAAACTTGAAATTGTTGCTCAAGTATATAGTTGATTCATTCTGGAATGATTTGGTCAAATTCGAGCATTTGACCTCCATTCAGGCTCTAAAAGTTAAATATGAGCAG TGTCTAGAGCAGTGTGGAGCAAAAAGTACTGGTAGCACATTGGATCCAAGAAAACGAAATGATGAGCGTGCACTagaaaaggaagaggaagatTACTTCAATGAGGACAG TGATGAAGAAGACACGGCATCCGCATCCCATACTCAAAAGGCACAAGCTCAATCAGTCTCTCCCAATGGGGTTGCTGCAGGCTACCCGTCATCAAG TCCAAGATCTGGAGGACTTgttgattatgatgatgatgaggatgacGAAGACTATAGACCACCTCCTAAGAAACAGCTAGAAACACCTGAGGAAGATGAAGGAACAAGTGAATCCCTTAGGATGAAGCGGAAATTGCCTTCCAAGGATAAGGAGTCTGACCTAGTGAAGAAACAGCGATTAGCTAAACACTCGAAGCCAAAAGAGAGTGTATTTGCTGCTTTATGTTCAACACTTAGCCATGCCGTCTTGCCCAGCAAGAAAGCTGCAACTGCCATGCACATAACTCCTTTGGATGGAAACAAAGGCCCAGTTGAAGAAAGTCATAGAGAGAATGATCCAGTCATTTCTAGAAGCTGTTCTGATAACAACAGCAATTCAAGTGAGGAAAACCACAGGGAGAAGGATCCTGCTGGTCCTAAAAGCTGTTCTGATTGCTTGCACAGCACATCAGAAAATGGACAGATAATTGGAGATGATGGTCCATTAATACCACCCCCCAAATCCTCACCAGAAATGGCTGTAAATGGTTCTTAA
- the LOC7485913 gene encoding uncharacterized protein LOC7485913 isoform X2 encodes MGAQEKSQANSNSIQRVKVYRLNDDGKWDDQGTGHVTVDYLERSEDLGLYVIDEEDNETLLLHRITPDDIYRKQEDTIISWRDPEFSTELALSFQETTGCSYIWDHICNVQRNLQFSTLNSETFHSMNSELRELPAVELSTLPLILKTVSESGTADQMRLTELILNDQDFFQKLMDVFRICEDLENIDGLHMIFKIVRGIILFNSPQIFEKIFGDELIMDVIGSLEYDPEISHVQHHRGFLKEHVVFKEAIPIKDPHVLSKIHQTYRVGYLKDVVLARVLDEATVANLNSIVHANNAVVVSLLKDDNTFIQELFARLRSPTTSAESKKNLVYFLHEFCSLSKSMQMVQQLRLFRELMNEGIFDIIADILQSQDKKLVLTGTDILILFLNQDPNLLRSYVVRQEGIPLLGLSVKGMITDFGEDMHCQFLEILRSLLDSYTLSGAQRDNIIEIFYEKHLSQLIDVITASCPDEVLPRSSGKSSGLVERVDTHNGVKPEILSNICELLCFCVLHHPFRIKCNFLLDNVIEKVLTLTRRKEKYLVAAAVRFVRTILSRHDEHLINHFVKNNLLKPIVDAFLSNGDRYNLLNSAILELFEYIRKENLKLLLKYIVDSFWNDLVKFEHLTSIQALKVKYEQCLEQCGAKSTGSTLDPRKRNDERALEKEEEDYFNEDSDEEDTASASHTQKAQAQSVSPNGVAAGYPSSSPRSGGLVDYDDDEDDEDYRPPPKKQLETPEEDEGTSESLRMKRKLPSKDKESDLVKKQRLAKHSKPKESVFAALCSTLSHAVLPSKKAATAMHITPLDGNKGPVEESHRENDPVISRSCSDNNSNSSEENHREKDPAGPKSCSDCLHSTSENGQIIGDDGPLIPPPKSSPEMAVNGS; translated from the exons atggGCGCACAAGAGAAATCGCAAGCGAACTCCAACTCGATACAG CGGGTGAAGGTCTACCGTTTGAATGACGATGGAAAATGGGATGACCAGGGGACTGGGCATGTTACTGTTGACTATTTGGAG AGATCAGAAGATCTAGGCTTGTATGTTATTGATGAAGAAGACAACGAGACATTGCTTTTGCATCGTATAACCCCAGATGACATTTACAGAAAACAAGAAG ATACAATAATTTCATGGAGAGATCCAGAATTTTCTACAGAATTAGCACTAAGCTTCCAAGAAACTACAGGGTGTTCGTACATttg GGATCATATCTGTAATGTGCAAAGAAATCTACAGTTCAGTACTCTAAACA GTGAGACATTTCACAGCATGAACAGTGAGTTGAGAGAATTGCCTGCTGTTGAACTTTCCACACTTCCTTTGATCCTTAAG ACTGTGTCTGAGAGTGGTACTGCAGATCAGATGAGACTGACAGAGCTTATACTGAATGAT CAAGATTTTTTCCAGAAGCTGATGGATGTTTTCAGAATCTGTGAAGACCTAGAAAACATTGATGGTCTTCACATGATATTCAAAATAGTCAGAGGGATCA TTTTGTTCAACAGTCCTCAAATCTTTGAGAAAATATTTGGGGATGAATTGATCATGGATGTTATTGGTTCACTTGAGT ATGATCCTGAGATTTCTCATGTCCAACATCATCGTGGTTTTCTGAAAGAGCACGTTGTTTTCAAGGAG GCCATACCAATCAAAGATCCCCATGTCCTGTCAAAGATACATCAGACGTACAGAGTTGGTTATTTGAAG GATGTTGTTTTGGCTAGAGTATTGGATGAGGCCACAGTTGCAAACCTGAATTCCATAGTTCATGCAAATAATGCTGTT GTTGTTTCTTTGTTAAAGGATGACAATACCTTTATTCAGGAATTGTTTGCTAGGTTGAGATCGCCCACCACATCTGcagaatcaaagaaaaatttg GTATATTTCTTGCACGAGTTTTGTAGTTTGAGCAAGAGCATGCAGATGGTCCAGCAGCTCCGACTGTTTAG GGAGCTCATGAATGAAGGTATCTTTGACATCATTGCTGATATATTGCAGAGTCAAGACAAGAAACTTGTCCTAACTGG AACAGatatcctcattcttttcttGAATCAGGATCCAAACCTTCTGCGTTCTTATGTTGTTCGGCAGGAAGGAATCCCGCTACTAGGACTGTCG GTTAAAGGAATGATAACAGACTTTGGGGAGGACATGCACTGCCAGTTTCTTGAAATTCTTCGCAGTTTACTGGATTCCTATACACTGTCAGGAGCACAG AGagataatataattgaaatctTCTATGAGAAGCACCTGAGCCAATTAATTGATGTTATAACAGCATCTTGTCCTGATGAGGTTCTTCCTCGATCAAGTGGTAAATCTTCAGGGCTTGTTGAGAGAGTTGACACTCATAATGGTGTGAAGCCAGAAATACTATCAAACATATGTGAATTGCTATGCTTCTGTGTTCTGCACCATCCATTTAGAATAAA GTGTAACTTTCTCCTTGATAATGTTATTGAAAAAGTCTTGACACTGacaagaaggaaagaaaagtaccttgttgctgctgctgttcgTTTTGTTCGCACTATCCTTTCCCGCCAT GATGAGCATTTGATAAATCATTTTGTCAAGAACAACCTCCTCAAACCAATTGTAGATGCCTTTTTGAGCAATGGTGACCGTTATAATTTGCTGAACTCTGCCATTTTAGAGCTTTTTGAGTATATCCGCAAG GAAAACTTGAAATTGTTGCTCAAGTATATAGTTGATTCATTCTGGAATGATTTGGTCAAATTCGAGCATTTGACCTCCATTCAGGCTCTAAAAGTTAAATATGAGCAG TGTCTAGAGCAGTGTGGAGCAAAAAGTACTGGTAGCACATTGGATCCAAGAAAACGAAATGATGAGCGTGCACTagaaaaggaagaggaagatTACTTCAATGAGGACAG TGATGAAGAAGACACGGCATCCGCATCCCATACTCAAAAGGCACAAGCTCAATCAGTCTCTCCCAATGGGGTTGCTGCAGGCTACCCGTCATCAAG TCCAAGATCTGGAGGACTTgttgattatgatgatgatgaggatgacGAAGACTATAGACCACCTCCTAAGAAACAGCTAGAAACACCTGAGGAAGATGAAGGAACAAGTGAATCCCTTAGGATGAAGCGGAAATTGCCTTCCAAGGATAAGGAGTCTGACCTAGTGAAGAAACAGCGATTAGCTAAACACTCGAAGCCAAAAGAGAGTGTATTTGCTGCTTTATGTTCAACACTTAGCCATGCCGTCTTGCCCAGCAAGAAAGCTGCAACTGCCATGCACATAACTCCTTTGGATGGAAACAAAGGCCCAGTTGAAGAAAGTCATAGAGAGAATGATCCAGTCATTTCTAGAAGCTGTTCTGATAACAACAGCAATTCAAGTGAGGAAAACCACAGGGAGAAGGATCCTGCTGGTCCTAAAAGCTGTTCTGATTGCTTGCACAGCACATCAGAAAATGGACAGATAATTGGAGATGATGGTCCATTAATACCACCCCCCAAATCCTCACCAGAAATGGCTGTAAATGGTTCTTAA
- the LOC7485913 gene encoding uncharacterized protein LOC7485913 isoform X5 — protein MGEQEKSQANSNSMQRVKVYRLNDDGKWDDQGTGHATVDYLERSDDLGLYVIDEEDNKTLLLHRITPDDIYRKQEDTIISWRDPEFSTELALSFQETTGCSYIWDHICNVQRNLQFSTLNSETFHSMNSELRELPAVELSTLPLILKTVSESGTADQMRLTELILNDQDFFQKLMDVFRICEDLENIDGLHMIFKIVRGIILFNSPQIFEKIFGDELIMDVIGSLEYDPEISHVQHHRGFLKEHVVFKEAIPIKDPHVLSKIHQTYRVGYLKDVVLARVLDEATVANLNSIVHANNAVVVSLLKDDNTFIQELFARLRSPTTSAESKKNLVYFLHEFCSLSKSMQMVQQLRLFRELMNEGIFDIIADILQSQDKKLVLTGTDILILFLNQDPNLLRSYVVRQEGIPLLGLSVKGMITDFGEDMHCQFLEILRSLLDSYTLSGAQRDNIIEIFYEKHLSQLIDVITASCPDEVLPRSSGKSSGLVERVDTHNGVKPEILSNICELLCFCVLHHPFRIKCNFLLDNVIEKVLTLTRRKEKYLVAAAVRFVRTILSRHDEHLINHFVKNNLLKPIVDAFLSNGDRYNLLNSAILELFEYIRKENLKLLLKYIVDSFWNDLVKFEHLTSIQALKVKYEQCLEQCGAKSTGSTLDPRKRNDERALEKEEEDYFNEDSDEEDTASASHTQKAQAQSVSPNGVAAGYPSSSPRSGGLVDYDDDEDDEDYRPPPKKQLETPEEDEGTSESLRMKRKLPSKDKESDLVKKQRLAKHSKPKESVFAALCSTLSHAVLPSKKAATAMHITPLDGNKGPVEESHRENDPVISRSCSDNNSNSSEENHREKDPAGPKSCSDCLHSTSENGQIIGDDGPLIPPPKSSPEMAVNGS, from the exons ATACAATAATTTCATGGAGAGATCCAGAATTTTCTACAGAATTAGCACTAAGCTTCCAAGAAACTACAGGGTGTTCGTACATttg GGATCATATCTGTAATGTGCAAAGAAATCTACAGTTCAGTACTCTAAACA GTGAGACATTTCACAGCATGAACAGTGAGTTGAGAGAATTGCCTGCTGTTGAACTTTCCACACTTCCTTTGATCCTTAAG ACTGTGTCTGAGAGTGGTACTGCAGATCAGATGAGACTGACAGAGCTTATACTGAATGAT CAAGATTTTTTCCAGAAGCTGATGGATGTTTTCAGAATCTGTGAAGACCTAGAAAACATTGATGGTCTTCACATGATATTCAAAATAGTCAGAGGGATCA TTTTGTTCAACAGTCCTCAAATCTTTGAGAAAATATTTGGGGATGAATTGATCATGGATGTTATTGGTTCACTTGAGT ATGATCCTGAGATTTCTCATGTCCAACATCATCGTGGTTTTCTGAAAGAGCACGTTGTTTTCAAGGAG GCCATACCAATCAAAGATCCCCATGTCCTGTCAAAGATACATCAGACGTACAGAGTTGGTTATTTGAAG GATGTTGTTTTGGCTAGAGTATTGGATGAGGCCACAGTTGCAAACCTGAATTCCATAGTTCATGCAAATAATGCTGTT GTTGTTTCTTTGTTAAAGGATGACAATACCTTTATTCAGGAATTGTTTGCTAGGTTGAGATCGCCCACCACATCTGcagaatcaaagaaaaatttg GTATATTTCTTGCACGAGTTTTGTAGTTTGAGCAAGAGCATGCAGATGGTCCAGCAGCTCCGACTGTTTAG GGAGCTCATGAATGAAGGTATCTTTGACATCATTGCTGATATATTGCAGAGTCAAGACAAGAAACTTGTCCTAACTGG AACAGatatcctcattcttttcttGAATCAGGATCCAAACCTTCTGCGTTCTTATGTTGTTCGGCAGGAAGGAATCCCGCTACTAGGACTGTCG GTTAAAGGAATGATAACAGACTTTGGGGAGGACATGCACTGCCAGTTTCTTGAAATTCTTCGCAGTTTACTGGATTCCTATACACTGTCAGGAGCACAG AGagataatataattgaaatctTCTATGAGAAGCACCTGAGCCAATTAATTGATGTTATAACAGCATCTTGTCCTGATGAGGTTCTTCCTCGATCAAGTGGTAAATCTTCAGGGCTTGTTGAGAGAGTTGACACTCATAATGGTGTGAAGCCAGAAATACTATCAAACATATGTGAATTGCTATGCTTCTGTGTTCTGCACCATCCATTTAGAATAAA GTGTAACTTTCTCCTTGATAATGTTATTGAAAAAGTCTTGACACTGacaagaaggaaagaaaagtaccttgttgctgctgctgttcgTTTTGTTCGCACTATCCTTTCCCGCCAT GATGAGCATTTGATAAATCATTTTGTCAAGAACAACCTCCTCAAACCAATTGTAGATGCCTTTTTGAGCAATGGTGACCGTTATAATTTGCTGAACTCTGCCATTTTAGAGCTTTTTGAGTATATCCGCAAG GAAAACTTGAAATTGTTGCTCAAGTATATAGTTGATTCATTCTGGAATGATTTGGTCAAATTCGAGCATTTGACCTCCATTCAGGCTCTAAAAGTTAAATATGAGCAG TGTCTAGAGCAGTGTGGAGCAAAAAGTACTGGTAGCACATTGGATCCAAGAAAACGAAATGATGAGCGTGCACTagaaaaggaagaggaagatTACTTCAATGAGGACAG TGATGAAGAAGACACGGCATCCGCATCCCATACTCAAAAGGCACAAGCTCAATCAGTCTCTCCCAATGGGGTTGCTGCAGGCTACCCGTCATCAAG TCCAAGATCTGGAGGACTTgttgattatgatgatgatgaggatgacGAAGACTATAGACCACCTCCTAAGAAACAGCTAGAAACACCTGAGGAAGATGAAGGAACAAGTGAATCCCTTAGGATGAAGCGGAAATTGCCTTCCAAGGATAAGGAGTCTGACCTAGTGAAGAAACAGCGATTAGCTAAACACTCGAAGCCAAAAGAGAGTGTATTTGCTGCTTTATGTTCAACACTTAGCCATGCCGTCTTGCCCAGCAAGAAAGCTGCAACTGCCATGCACATAACTCCTTTGGATGGAAACAAAGGCCCAGTTGAAGAAAGTCATAGAGAGAATGATCCAGTCATTTCTAGAAGCTGTTCTGATAACAACAGCAATTCAAGTGAGGAAAACCACAGGGAGAAGGATCCTGCTGGTCCTAAAAGCTGTTCTGATTGCTTGCACAGCACATCAGAAAATGGACAGATAATTGGAGATGATGGTCCATTAATACCACCCCCCAAATCCTCACCAGAAATGGCTGTAAATGGTTCTTAA
- the LOC7485913 gene encoding uncharacterized protein LOC7485913 isoform X1, with protein MGAQEKSQANSNSIQRVKVYRLNDDGKWDDQGTGHVTVDYLERSEDLGLYVIDEEDNETLLLHRITPDDIYRKQEDTIISWRDPEFSTELALSFQETTGCSYIWDHICNVQRNLQFSTLNSETFHSMNSELRELPAVELSTLPLILKTVSESGTADQMRLTELILNDQDFFQKLMDVFRICEDLENIDGLHMIFKIVRGIILFNSPQIFEKIFGDELIMDVIGSLEYDPEISHVQHHRGFLKEHVVFKEAIPIKDPHVLSKIHQTYRVGYLKDVVLARVLDEATVANLNSIVHANNAVVVSLLKDDNTFIQELFARLRSPTTSAESKKNLVYFLHEFCSLSKSMQMVQQLRLFRYLMNEGIFDIIADILQSQDKKLVLTGTDILILFLNQDPNLLRSYVVRQEGIPLLGLSVKGMITDFGEDMHCQFLEILRSLLDSYTLSGAQRDNIIEIFYEKHLSQLIDVITASCPDEVLPRSSGKSSGLVERVDTHNGVKPEILSNICELLCFCVLHHPFRIKCNFLLDNVIEKVLTLTRRKEKYLVAAAVRFVRTILSRHDEHLINHFVKNNLLKPIVDAFLSNGDRYNLLNSAILELFEYIRKENLKLLLKYIVDSFWNDLVKFEHLTSIQALKVKYEQCLEQCGAKSTGSTLDPRKRNDERALEKEEEDYFNEDSDEEDTASASHTQKAQAQSVSPNGVAAGYPSSSPRSGGLVDYDDDEDDEDYRPPPKKQLETPEEDEGTSESLRMKRKLPSKDKESDLVKKQRLAKHSKPKESVFAALCSTLSHAVLPSKKAATAMHITPLDGNKGPVEESHRENDPVISRSCSDNNSNSSEENHREKDPAGPKSCSDCLHSTSENGQIIGDDGPLIPPPKSSPEMAVNGS; from the exons atggGCGCACAAGAGAAATCGCAAGCGAACTCCAACTCGATACAG CGGGTGAAGGTCTACCGTTTGAATGACGATGGAAAATGGGATGACCAGGGGACTGGGCATGTTACTGTTGACTATTTGGAG AGATCAGAAGATCTAGGCTTGTATGTTATTGATGAAGAAGACAACGAGACATTGCTTTTGCATCGTATAACCCCAGATGACATTTACAGAAAACAAGAAG ATACAATAATTTCATGGAGAGATCCAGAATTTTCTACAGAATTAGCACTAAGCTTCCAAGAAACTACAGGGTGTTCGTACATttg GGATCATATCTGTAATGTGCAAAGAAATCTACAGTTCAGTACTCTAAACA GTGAGACATTTCACAGCATGAACAGTGAGTTGAGAGAATTGCCTGCTGTTGAACTTTCCACACTTCCTTTGATCCTTAAG ACTGTGTCTGAGAGTGGTACTGCAGATCAGATGAGACTGACAGAGCTTATACTGAATGAT CAAGATTTTTTCCAGAAGCTGATGGATGTTTTCAGAATCTGTGAAGACCTAGAAAACATTGATGGTCTTCACATGATATTCAAAATAGTCAGAGGGATCA TTTTGTTCAACAGTCCTCAAATCTTTGAGAAAATATTTGGGGATGAATTGATCATGGATGTTATTGGTTCACTTGAGT ATGATCCTGAGATTTCTCATGTCCAACATCATCGTGGTTTTCTGAAAGAGCACGTTGTTTTCAAGGAG GCCATACCAATCAAAGATCCCCATGTCCTGTCAAAGATACATCAGACGTACAGAGTTGGTTATTTGAAG GATGTTGTTTTGGCTAGAGTATTGGATGAGGCCACAGTTGCAAACCTGAATTCCATAGTTCATGCAAATAATGCTGTT GTTGTTTCTTTGTTAAAGGATGACAATACCTTTATTCAGGAATTGTTTGCTAGGTTGAGATCGCCCACCACATCTGcagaatcaaagaaaaatttg GTATATTTCTTGCACGAGTTTTGTAGTTTGAGCAAGAGCATGCAGATGGTCCAGCAGCTCCGACTGTTTAGGTAT CTCATGAATGAAGGTATCTTTGACATCATTGCTGATATATTGCAGAGTCAAGACAAGAAACTTGTCCTAACTGG AACAGatatcctcattcttttcttGAATCAGGATCCAAACCTTCTGCGTTCTTATGTTGTTCGGCAGGAAGGAATCCCGCTACTAGGACTGTCG GTTAAAGGAATGATAACAGACTTTGGGGAGGACATGCACTGCCAGTTTCTTGAAATTCTTCGCAGTTTACTGGATTCCTATACACTGTCAGGAGCACAG AGagataatataattgaaatctTCTATGAGAAGCACCTGAGCCAATTAATTGATGTTATAACAGCATCTTGTCCTGATGAGGTTCTTCCTCGATCAAGTGGTAAATCTTCAGGGCTTGTTGAGAGAGTTGACACTCATAATGGTGTGAAGCCAGAAATACTATCAAACATATGTGAATTGCTATGCTTCTGTGTTCTGCACCATCCATTTAGAATAAA GTGTAACTTTCTCCTTGATAATGTTATTGAAAAAGTCTTGACACTGacaagaaggaaagaaaagtaccttgttgctgctgctgttcgTTTTGTTCGCACTATCCTTTCCCGCCAT GATGAGCATTTGATAAATCATTTTGTCAAGAACAACCTCCTCAAACCAATTGTAGATGCCTTTTTGAGCAATGGTGACCGTTATAATTTGCTGAACTCTGCCATTTTAGAGCTTTTTGAGTATATCCGCAAG GAAAACTTGAAATTGTTGCTCAAGTATATAGTTGATTCATTCTGGAATGATTTGGTCAAATTCGAGCATTTGACCTCCATTCAGGCTCTAAAAGTTAAATATGAGCAG TGTCTAGAGCAGTGTGGAGCAAAAAGTACTGGTAGCACATTGGATCCAAGAAAACGAAATGATGAGCGTGCACTagaaaaggaagaggaagatTACTTCAATGAGGACAG TGATGAAGAAGACACGGCATCCGCATCCCATACTCAAAAGGCACAAGCTCAATCAGTCTCTCCCAATGGGGTTGCTGCAGGCTACCCGTCATCAAG TCCAAGATCTGGAGGACTTgttgattatgatgatgatgaggatgacGAAGACTATAGACCACCTCCTAAGAAACAGCTAGAAACACCTGAGGAAGATGAAGGAACAAGTGAATCCCTTAGGATGAAGCGGAAATTGCCTTCCAAGGATAAGGAGTCTGACCTAGTGAAGAAACAGCGATTAGCTAAACACTCGAAGCCAAAAGAGAGTGTATTTGCTGCTTTATGTTCAACACTTAGCCATGCCGTCTTGCCCAGCAAGAAAGCTGCAACTGCCATGCACATAACTCCTTTGGATGGAAACAAAGGCCCAGTTGAAGAAAGTCATAGAGAGAATGATCCAGTCATTTCTAGAAGCTGTTCTGATAACAACAGCAATTCAAGTGAGGAAAACCACAGGGAGAAGGATCCTGCTGGTCCTAAAAGCTGTTCTGATTGCTTGCACAGCACATCAGAAAATGGACAGATAATTGGAGATGATGGTCCATTAATACCACCCCCCAAATCCTCACCAGAAATGGCTGTAAATGGTTCTTAA